The segment TGATGCCACCAGCACCGCCGTCGGCGCGCATCAAATACGTCCACGTGAGTGTCTGTGCCACCCCCCAGCTTCCCAGGAGCGCCCGTGACCCCCTGGCACCCGTGACCCCCGTCTGTGCCCTCCCAGATCTACATGCCAGACAGCCTGGAATACCAGCCAGTCGCCTGTGCCATCGTGGTCAATGCTGCAGGTGCCtgggctgggaagctgctggaggCGGACGGGCTGCCcagggggctgtgccagccccccCTGCCCATCCAGCCCAGGAAGAGGTACCgggggctcccagcagggacagccgGGCAGCACCCCTCTGTTgtggggcagctcctggggtCAGAGTGGGGACACATCCCAGCAACTCCTTTTTCAGGGGGGTGATCCCCTTGGTGCTGTTTTGGGGAGCACCCCCCACCCCTGTGTTGTGGGtacttttattttgggggggtgTCATCCTGGCACCCCTCTGTCTAAGAGGGGGTGACGTGAACCCCTGGGTGCTATCTCGGGAGGGATCACAGAATGGGACACACGTCCCAGCACCCACCACCCTCCAGCTTCTGGGGGGGATGGTGAGCTTCCTCAGTCTGTTGTTTGGAAGTGGGGTCTTGCATCCTGGAGCTCCCATTAGTCCTCAagtgcccccagccccagtgtccccattaCATCCCCATACTCCcaatcccagtgtccccattaTCTCCTCAGTGTCACCTATTTGCCCTCAGTGCCCCTAGCCCCAGTATCCACAGTATTCCCCCAGtattcccagtgcccccattATTCCCTCAGTGCCTCCATTACCTTGCCTCCAGCCCAATTATCCCCATTACCCCTCACAGTATTTCAATTATCCCAcactcccagcccctccagtGTGCCTAGGAGTGACGTGACCCCTCCATgttatttttggggggggtcaaacatctccccatcccagccccactgcaccATATTGGGGGACAGGGGGAGCACCCCTCACACTCTTTTTGGGGGTTCCCCAGGTATGTGTTCTCCTGGCACTGCCGCAATGGCCCTGgcctctcctgccccttcctcaTCGACACCTCCGGTGCTTATTTCCGTCGGGACGGCTTCGCTGGGAACTACCTGGGCGGGATGAGCCCCTCTGAGGTGAGCCCGCGGGGTCCCCTAATATTAccacaggcctgggccctagggtgtATCAcggtgtcccacagccatagggaggaggagagagaagatccagcaggcaggaattgtgcagcaagattgatttatttaattattttacaaactcttttatagacttttttcttcgtaatctaattggacaaaggaccaggcaccccttgggggtgattggccaaaatcctaaaacatccattgtcaaaatatttttctactgtactataaacaagacttttcaaggttgcaggtggcttggttgtttacagaactctgctgcatcttctgtgagagagaaaagtctctcacggacttagaaaatagcaagaaaatcctcgctagcagcatttttgtatccacacccTAAGATCATTCACCCCCCTGTTCTTCATCAGACTCCCCGAGTTTATCCTTTCCCAGGAGGAAGAGCCAGATCCCAGCGATCTCTCGGTGGATCACGATTATTTCCAGGAGCAGGTCTGGCCCCGGCTGGCTCGGCGGGTCCCGGCTTTCGAATCCCTGCGGGTCCAGGGCTCTTGGGCGGGATACTACGACTACAACACCTTTGACCAGAACGCGGTGCTGGGCCCGCACCCCCGGCTGGAAAACCTGTTTCTGGCCGTGGGTTTTAGTGGCCACGGGCTCCAACACTCGCCAGCTGCCGGCAGGGCCGTGGCTGAGCTGGTGATCAAGGGCCGCTACGAGACCCTGGATCTGCGGAGGCTGGGGTGGGACAGGCTGGTGGATGGGGAGCCGCTGGAGGAGCACGGCGTGGTTTgatgggggtggggaggggggaaactgaggcacagccatggaccccccctccccaggccaGAGGTTGTGCCCTGTAGGAATAAAATGGTTGAATAATGAGTGTGCCGGGGAATTAATGGGGTCCACACCTGCCATGCTCCCTCCAGCAGTGCTACCAGTATCCCCCCCAGTACCCTCAGTTCTAACGTCCCCATTAAGACCCTCCACAGCTTCAGTGTCCTCACTACGCCCCGTtccatcccagtatccccattATGTTCCCATACCCCCcagtcccagtgtccccagtatccTACAATGTTACCTATTGCctccccagttccccccagtccCAGTGTCCTCACTGTCGCCCattcccccagtgctcccattATCCCTCCAATGCCCTCCATTCCCAGTACCCCCATTATGTTCCTGTGCCCCAGGCCCAGTGTCCGTGTTactcccccagtgtccccactagcccccatttccccccacaCTTCCATTATGATCCAGTGCCCTCAATATTCCCCCAGTGCCTCCAGCCCCAATATACCCCCAGGGATCCCATTATCCCCACAGTGCCTCCAGCCCCAGTATCCTCAGTATCCCACCACTGTCCTGCAGTGTCCCCATCTCCAGTGCCCCCAGTatccccccagtgctcccattatccaccccagtgtccccagttgCAGTATGCTCATTACCTCATCCAGTGCTCCCATTatctccccagtgcccccagccccagtgttcccagtatcccccatatccccccagtatcccccagtgttcccagtatcccccagtatccccagtgtcccctgtatccccccagtatcccccagtgttcccagtatcccccagtatccccccagtgtccccagtatccccccagtgtccctcagtatccccccagtgtccctcaGTATTCCCGGtatcccccagtatcccccagtatccccagtattcccagtatccccccagtgtcccccagtattcccagtattTCCGGTACCCCCCAGTACCCCccgttggggttttagtttagtcctagttttttcttaaacatatgcatgttgctaggggacaaatggctgtacttaagaaagacgaAAGAGCTGCCCattgggggtggggtgggcctggctactcctttgtttcacctgggtgtggggtcagttcgctctcgGCGTTTggggagagaagctgcagacaaaggagctgctggttcttttttcggccgtttttctttctgctagaaacaacgccgggatcccaaagccgctttccctgccctgctggaggccgggctgtggccgccctgcctcgctgctgctttcgctacgctgtagccgtgctctccctgcctgcgtGGGCCTCCgggggggttccccgtttggatacatctcatctgtcctctgggatctgtgctcgtccctgccgttccagcctgctgttcccgagagtccgggatcggctgcccaggggtttgtgaagcctttgtcccatcccttcccgggatcccagggcaccggtgccgcgggtttcccgagctcgctccggagcgccccctgcagccgcgggggaaccatcgcacctgccctgctcaccgggagccgccagcgcccctgccggctgcgagcggaactgcacccgaggggaaagggcccgacagccgagaaggctgggactgggtttgtgattgtttgctgtcactgccagagttattgctgtttgtttgactggttatacacatatatatatatatatagtaaagaactgttattcctatttcccacatctttgcctaaaagcccttgatttcaaaattataataactcggagggaaaaggggttatatctgccacttcaagggaggcttctgccttccttagcagacacctgtctttcaaaaccaggACACCCCCAGTacctcccagtatccccagtattcccagtatccccagtattcccagtatcccccagtatccccagtattcccagtatCTCCCAGTATTCCTCAGTATCCCCCAGTACCCCCCAGTACCCCCCAGTATTCCCAGTaccccccagtatccccagtatccccagtatttccagtattcccagtattcccagtatccccagtattcccagtatccccagtatcccccagtatccccagtatcccagTATCCTCAGTattcccagtattcccagtatccccagtatcccccagtatccccagtactcccagtatcccccagtattcccagtatctccagtatcccccagtaccccccagtatccccagtattcccagtatccccagtatcccccagtattccccagtatccccagtattccccagtatccccagtatccccagtatcgcccagtatccccagtattcccagtatccccagtattcccagtatcccccagcatcccccagtattcccagtatcccccagtatccccagtatccccagtattccccagtatcccccagtacCCCCCAGTACCCCCCAGTATTCCCAGTACCCCCCAGTATCTCCAgtattcccagtatccccagtatctccagtatcccccagtattccccagtatcccccagtatTCCCCAGTattccccagtatcccccagtatCCCGAGTattcccagtattcccagtattcccagtattcccagtatccccagtatcccccagtatccccagtattcccagtatcccccagtattcccagtatccccagtatcccccagtacccccccagtatccccagtattcccagtatccccagtatcccccagtattccccagtatccccagtattccccagtatccccagtatccccagtatcgcccagtatccccagtattcccagtatcccccagtattcccagtatccccagtatcccccagtaccccccagtatccccagtattcccagtatccccagtatcccccagtattcccagtatccccagtatcccccgtATCCCCAGTATCTCCAGTATCCCccgtatccccagtatcccccagtatcccccagtatccccagtatcccccgtatccccagtatcccccagtatcccccagtattcccagtatccccagtattcccagtatcccccagtattcccagtatccccagtatcccccgtATCCCCAGTATctccagtatccccagtattccccagtatcccccgtatccccagtatcccccagtatcccccagtatccccagtatcccccgtATCCCCAGTatctcccagtatcccccagtattcccagtatccccagtatcccccagtgttcccagtatcccccagtatccccccgtatccccagtatccccagtatcccccaatatccccagtattccccagtatccccagtatcccccagtgttcccagtatcccccagtatcccccagtacTCCCAGTATCCCCCGTATCCGCCCCGTTCCCTATTCCCTTCCCCGGGTACgtggcgccccctggcggcgggcggcagcagcgctcACGCGCAGCAGCGGTGGGGGTGGGGCGGGTCGCGCTGGCGTTTGGCGCACGCGCAGTGGGCGGGGCCCGGCAGTGGGCGGGCccgggaaatgggcggggcccgGCAgtgggcggggccgggcagTGGGCGGGGCCCGGCAGTGGGCGGGGCCCAGTAGTGGGCGGGGCCCAGTAGTGGGCGGGGCCCGGCAGTGGGCGGTGCGAGCGGCAGTGGGCGGGGCGAGAGGCAGTGGGCGGGGCCCGGCAGTGGGCGGTGCGAGCGGCAGTGGGCGGGGCGAGAGGCAGTGGGCGGGGCCCGGCAGTGGGCGGGGCGAGAGGCAGTGGGCGGGGCCCGGCAGTGGGCGGTGCGAGCGGCAGTGGGCGGGGCCCGGCAGTGGGCGGGGCCCGGCAGTGGGCGGTGCGAGCGGCAGTGGGCGGGGCCCGGCAGTGGGCGGGGCGAGCGGCAGTGGGCGGGGCGAGCGGCAGTGGGCGGGGCCCGGCAGTGGGCGGGGCGAGCGGCAGTGGGCGGGGCGAGAGGCAGTGGGCGGGTCCCGGCAGTGGGCGGGGGCGAGCGGCAGTGGGCGGGTCCCCGGCAGTGGGCGGGTCCCGGCAGTGGGCGGGGCGAGCGGCAGTGGGCGGGGCGAGCGGCAGTGGGCGGGGCCCGGCAGTGGGCGGGGCCCGGCAGTGGGCGGGGCCCGGCAGTGGGCGGGGCCCGGCAGTGGGCGGGGCCCGGCAGTGGGCGAGGCGAGCGGCAGCGGGCGGGGGCCGCAGCAGTGCGTGtgcgcggcgggcgcggcgcaTGCGCGGTGGGCGCGGCCGGGCCGTGTGAGCCGGGCCCGTCCCGCCGtgcgcccccggcccggccccggtgAGTGCGGGGGGACCGGGGGGCGGCACACGGAGAGACCTTCGGGGGGCACCCCCGGGAACCGCGGGCCTCGGGGTAGCCGTGGCGAAACAAACGCCGAGGGGATTCTGGGCACTGCGGGGGCGGCCCTGAGGGAATTTGGGAACGGTCGCCCCTCAAACGCACTGTGTGGGGAGACTGTGGGAACAGCCCTGAGGTAAAGTACGGGCGCCCCTGGATTATGGGGGGTCGCACAGACCCCCGGCCACCACGAGGGGGTTCCGCCCCTCGCCGTGTGGCTGAGGGTCACCCCCTCAGCTGTCGGGGGGAGCAGACCCCTCAGCGGTGGGCGGTTCCTGTGGGTGCCTTCCCCCTCAGGGTATTCCTTGACTCGGGTTTTTAGGATGAAGCTGCCTTTGACTAACTCGGTAATAAATCTGGAGCCCATTTCTGGTTCTGCAGCTTAGATCCCGGCAGGGTTTGACTCGGaataaccaaaacaaacccatttttaaaatgatttttgaTTGTTTGTGTCCTGCGGCCgcagcagcaccactgcccTGCCGGGGTTTGTGACTCCAgcctgctccagagctgctgggagctctgccTGGGAGGAATGAGAGGTTTGCATCCTGGTGGGAACACACGGGTTTTGTTagctggtgattttttttcttccttgattcAGATGCTGGTTTTAGTTCTCTGGTGCTTTCCAAGAGCTGTTCCTCTAACCTTGAGCTCTAACCCTGAGCTCGTTAACACTGTGATATGAGCAGGGTGGGTCCATTCCCAGTGAGGGCCGGGACTCCTGTTGGAAATCACCGGAGTGTGATTGAATTTGTCATTCCCCGGtcagcccagtgtcaccagttCTGCCATGGCCCTGTGTGTTCTCTCTCCGCAGGCTCCATCCGTTTCCCATCTCTCCAGGATGAGAGAGGCTTGGGCCTggctctccccctctccctgtagttgataGTTTGGGAAGCAGAGGTGATGCTGGAGTCGAGATGGCAGACAGCGTGAGAATCTTCCTTCATGACCTCGTCAGGGTGAGGCTCCGTGTCCTGGGGTGCTCCTGTTCGCTTTGGGAGCACCCTCCTTCCCATGGCATCAGggaatttgaaggaaaaggGTCTCCAGGTGTACTTTAACACTGCTGTGTGGTGTGTCTATGTGCAAAGGGCTCGGTGTTTGCTGCTGAACTTCTGATGGATTTCCTTTGGgcacaaattaatgaaaaatctcaataatattaataatagtattaattataaaataacAGTATAGAACAACGCACAAAAtgtataatatattttaatatagaGTGTATAATGTgtataatttaataataattctaacaacaataataaatgAATATCTGTgaccacagcagctctgtcccagcaaTAAGGTCCCACCCTGTCTTCCTCCATCCAGGGGTAAACACAGGCTAAAAGCCACTCATGCAGTAATTTGTGCTCAGAAATAACTTGGTttggaaaagaagcaaagatttGGTGAAAGCCCTGTGGCTACAACCTAAAAGCAGGAGCTTTGTCATTTCCCAGTGCTCCTACACCATCAGTTGGAAGAGCTGCCTGGGTCAgggcccagctctgctgtttcaGACATTAATTTGGCATTGAAATTTGTCCTCTTTGATCAAGAACTCCATGTGCCCAACTGCCACCAGGGTGGTAACACCGTCCTGGCTCATCCTTATGACCTctattttaaagggaaattgTGATGACACACAATTGATGTTATGGTTATGGGATCATCTGAAGCTGGAAATAATTGAATAGGatcccagaatgggttgggttggaaggcacctttaaGTCT is part of the Corvus hawaiiensis isolate bCorHaw1 chromosome 25, bCorHaw1.pri.cur, whole genome shotgun sequence genome and harbors:
- the FOXRED1 gene encoding FAD-dependent oxidoreductase domain-containing protein 1, whose amino-acid sequence is MGQTLRDQLPAAASGGRGWIPPGTHPDPRPPDEADVVVVGGGVVGWSVAYWLKVLEGRRRRHGMRVLVVERDPMYSRASTVLSVGGIRQQFSLRENIQMSRFSASFLRDINEHLGVPNEPPIDIQFQPSGYLFLASPQSAAALEATVQLQRDEGAQVTLLSPTQLKAKFPWINTEDVAVASYGLEDEGWFDPWTLLNAFRRKATSLGVQSCSGEVRAFVTSANHMMPPAPPSARIKYVHIYMPDSLEYQPVACAIVVNAAGAWAGKLLEADGLPRGLCQPPLPIQPRKRYVFSWHCRNGPGLSCPFLIDTSGAYFRRDGFAGNYLGGMSPSEEEEPDPSDLSVDHDYFQEQVWPRLARRVPAFESLRVQGSWAGYYDYNTFDQNAVLGPHPRLENLFLAVGFSGHGLQHSPAAGRAVAELVIKGRYETLDLRRLGWDRLVDGEPLEEHGVV